A DNA window from Aestuariispira ectoiniformans contains the following coding sequences:
- a CDS encoding malate--CoA ligase subunit beta — protein MDIHEYQAKELLAGFGVPIARGGLAYSPEQATYRARELGGDKWVVKAQIHSGARGKAGGIRVCENDKEIWEAADDLLGKTLVTHQTGPQGKTVYRLYVEEATNIDREIYLGFVLDRKHERVCVVASAAGGMEIEEISAEQPDSIIRVAVESAVGMKPFQAREIAFKLGLEAGQISKAEKAILGCYRAFREMDATMVEINPLVVTGEGELVALDAKMSFDENAMFRRPHIAELRDKSQEDPRETYAADRGLSYVGLDGNIGCIINGAGLAMATMDMIKHAGGEPANFLDIGGGASPERVTKAFKAVLADDGVEAILVNIFAGINRCDWVAEGVVQAVQNIDLKIPLVVRLAGTNVEEGREILKNSGLPIITAESLGEAADKAVQAWRDNTAKSA, from the coding sequence ATGGATATCCATGAGTATCAGGCAAAGGAACTGTTGGCCGGTTTCGGCGTGCCGATCGCGCGCGGCGGCCTCGCCTACAGCCCGGAACAGGCAACCTATCGCGCCCGTGAACTGGGTGGCGACAAATGGGTGGTGAAGGCTCAGATCCATTCCGGCGCACGCGGCAAAGCGGGCGGCATCCGCGTCTGCGAAAACGACAAGGAAATCTGGGAAGCGGCAGACGACCTGCTGGGCAAGACCCTGGTCACGCACCAGACCGGTCCGCAGGGCAAGACGGTCTATCGCCTCTATGTGGAAGAGGCGACCAATATCGACCGGGAGATTTATCTCGGCTTCGTCCTGGACCGGAAACATGAACGGGTCTGCGTCGTGGCGTCTGCGGCTGGTGGCATGGAGATTGAAGAAATCTCTGCGGAACAGCCCGACAGCATCATCCGCGTCGCGGTGGAAAGTGCTGTCGGCATGAAACCGTTCCAGGCGCGTGAAATCGCCTTCAAGCTGGGCCTGGAAGCAGGCCAGATCAGCAAGGCGGAAAAGGCGATCCTGGGCTGCTATCGGGCGTTCCGTGAAATGGACGCCACCATGGTGGAGATCAACCCGCTGGTGGTGACCGGCGAAGGCGAGTTGGTCGCGCTCGACGCCAAGATGAGCTTTGACGAAAACGCCATGTTCCGCCGTCCGCATATTGCGGAATTGCGCGACAAATCACAGGAAGACCCGCGCGAGACCTATGCGGCGGATCGCGGTCTGTCCTATGTGGGGCTGGACGGCAATATCGGCTGCATCATCAACGGTGCGGGCCTCGCCATGGCGACCATGGACATGATCAAACATGCCGGTGGGGAGCCTGCCAACTTCCTTGACATCGGTGGCGGCGCGTCGCCGGAGCGGGTGACCAAGGCCTTCAAGGCGGTGCTGGCCGATGATGGGGTCGAGGCGATCCTGGTGAACATCTTTGCCGGTATCAACCGTTGTGACTGGGTGGCCGAAGGCGTGGTCCAGGCGGTTCAGAATATCGACCTGAAAATCCCGCTGGTGGTCCGTCTGGCGGGCACCAATGTGGAAGAGGGGCGTGAAATCCTGAAAAACAGCGGCCTGCCGATCATCACGGCGGAAAGCCTGGGCGAAGCGGCAGACAAGGCCGTTCAGGCCTGGCGCGACAACACGGCCAAATCGGCCTAG
- the bhcA gene encoding L-aspartate--glyoxylate aminotransferase BhcA yields the protein MAGRNALFIPGPTNMPDRIRNAIDLSMEDMRAPDFPEFTKPLFEDLKKVFQTETGQVFLFPGSGTGGWEAAITNTLSPGDKVLISRFGQFSHLWVDMCERLKLNVDVIDVEWGTGVPVEEYAKRLEADKAHEIKAVFCCHNETATGVTSDISAVRKALDAADHPALLYVDGVSSIASIDFRMDEWGVDLAVSGSQKGFMLPTGLAIVGVSQKALEKRHTAQSTRCFFDFEDMIRLNAQGYFPYTPATTLLRGLRASVDMLLEEGLENVFARHHRMAEAVRRAAIDGWGIGVCAKGPEWYSDTVTAVTVPDGFDGNQVVKHAYYQYNLSLGVGLSKVAGKVFRVGHLGSLNELMILQALAGCEMTMRDLGIPIEAGSGVAAAEEYFRETATRAQALAAE from the coding sequence ATGGCGGGTCGTAACGCATTATTCATCCCCGGACCGACCAACATGCCGGATCGTATTCGCAACGCGATTGATCTTTCCATGGAAGATATGCGCGCGCCGGATTTTCCGGAATTCACCAAGCCGCTGTTCGAGGACCTGAAGAAGGTCTTTCAGACTGAAACCGGTCAGGTCTTCCTGTTCCCGGGTTCCGGCACCGGTGGCTGGGAAGCGGCGATCACCAACACGCTGTCGCCGGGCGACAAGGTCCTGATCAGCCGTTTCGGCCAGTTCTCCCATCTCTGGGTGGATATGTGCGAGCGCCTGAAGTTGAACGTCGATGTGATCGACGTTGAGTGGGGCACGGGCGTTCCGGTTGAGGAATATGCCAAACGCCTGGAGGCGGACAAGGCCCATGAGATCAAGGCGGTCTTCTGCTGTCACAACGAAACCGCAACCGGTGTCACTTCTGACATTTCGGCGGTCCGCAAGGCGCTGGATGCAGCCGATCACCCGGCGTTGCTTTATGTGGATGGCGTCAGTTCCATCGCCAGCATCGATTTCCGCATGGACGAATGGGGTGTGGATCTGGCGGTCAGCGGCTCCCAGAAAGGCTTCATGCTGCCGACGGGTCTGGCCATCGTCGGTGTCAGCCAGAAGGCTCTGGAAAAACGCCACACCGCACAATCGACCCGTTGCTTCTTCGATTTCGAAGACATGATCCGCCTGAATGCACAGGGTTACTTCCCCTACACCCCGGCAACCACCTTGCTGCGCGGCTTGCGCGCATCGGTTGACATGCTGCTGGAAGAGGGGCTGGAAAACGTCTTTGCCCGTCATCACCGCATGGCCGAGGCGGTTCGCCGTGCGGCAATCGACGGCTGGGGCATCGGTGTCTGCGCCAAGGGGCCGGAATGGTATTCCGACACGGTAACCGCCGTGACCGTCCCGGACGGCTTTGACGGCAACCAGGTCGTGAAACATGCCTACTACCAATACAACCTGTCGCTGGGCGTCGGCCTGTCGAAAGTTGCAGGCAAGGTCTTTCGTGTCGGCCATCTGGGCAGCCTGAACGAGTTGATGATCCTGCAAGCCCTGGCCGGTTGCGAAATGACCATGCGCGATCTGGGTATCCCGATCGAGGCCGGCAGTGGTGTGGCCGCAGCGGAAGAATATTTCCGTGAAACCGCAACGCGGGCGCAGGCCCTGGCCGCTGAATAA
- a CDS encoding CbtB domain-containing protein produces MTDRVLTQGHSNATVSIQNRVAAAVVAGLLGVFMIYGVGFAQPSTLHNAAHDARHSFTFPCH; encoded by the coding sequence ATGACTGATCGTGTACTGACCCAGGGGCATAGCAATGCCACTGTCAGCATCCAAAACCGGGTTGCAGCGGCCGTTGTCGCCGGTCTGCTCGGTGTCTTCATGATCTATGGTGTTGGTTTCGCCCAGCCGTCCACGCTGCATAACGCAGCTCACGACGCACGGCACTCCTTTACCTTCCCGTGCCACTAA
- a CDS encoding glycerate kinase type-2 family protein has product MALQERMGISQARDLAETAFLAGVKAADPDKAVRAALSVKKTGLSVAGVKDVWRHVFLIAFGKAACGMTEGALAVIPPEYLAAPPIVVTNDENFREMDGCRVFASGHPLPDARGMKAAQEIAALLDQTTKEDLVLVLVSGGGSALLPLPAEGISLDEKIQTTDLLLASGAGISQVNAVRKHLSALKGGQLAQKALPACVHALILSDVIGDDLSSIASGPTVPDPTRFSLCRAILKDYGVWTKLPAAVLARLRKGHQGLLPETPKPGGDVDRQVHNTLVGSNALSLKAMEEAVTKQGIVVRRYDDALTGEARDEAAKLVAYLKTLNKDVKRGPMAVTAGGETTVTLSGKGKGGRNQEFALAFAIEAERQELGMNWEFLSAGTDGRDGPTDAAGAVVDAQTLARMRDAGGNPAALLAENDAYNALSLSGDLIKIGGTGTNVADLQLALIWV; this is encoded by the coding sequence ATGGCGTTGCAGGAGCGTATGGGTATCTCTCAGGCACGGGATTTGGCGGAAACCGCTTTCCTTGCCGGTGTGAAGGCGGCCGATCCGGACAAGGCGGTGCGTGCTGCCCTTTCCGTGAAAAAGACCGGCCTGTCCGTTGCCGGTGTCAAGGACGTCTGGAGACATGTCTTCCTGATTGCTTTCGGTAAGGCTGCCTGCGGGATGACCGAAGGGGCGTTGGCTGTAATTCCTCCGGAGTATCTGGCGGCCCCGCCCATTGTTGTGACCAATGACGAGAATTTCCGGGAAATGGACGGTTGCCGCGTCTTTGCCTCCGGGCATCCCCTGCCGGATGCGCGCGGCATGAAGGCAGCACAGGAAATTGCTGCTTTGCTTGACCAGACCACGAAAGAGGATTTGGTCCTGGTTCTGGTCAGTGGCGGCGGCTCGGCCTTGCTGCCGCTGCCTGCCGAAGGCATTTCCCTGGATGAAAAAATTCAGACCACGGACCTGCTACTGGCCTCCGGGGCCGGGATCAGCCAGGTCAATGCGGTGCGCAAGCATCTCTCTGCTCTCAAGGGTGGACAGTTGGCGCAAAAGGCATTACCGGCTTGCGTGCATGCCCTGATCCTGTCGGATGTGATCGGTGATGACCTTTCCTCAATTGCCAGCGGGCCGACCGTGCCGGACCCGACGCGATTTTCGCTCTGCCGGGCAATCCTGAAGGATTACGGCGTCTGGACCAAACTGCCGGCTGCGGTACTGGCGCGGCTGCGAAAAGGTCATCAGGGATTGTTGCCCGAGACGCCCAAACCGGGCGGTGATGTTGACCGGCAGGTACATAACACGCTGGTTGGCAGCAATGCCTTGAGTCTGAAAGCGATGGAGGAGGCGGTTACCAAACAAGGCATTGTGGTCAGGCGCTATGATGATGCCCTGACAGGGGAAGCCCGGGACGAGGCGGCAAAGCTGGTTGCCTATCTCAAGACACTGAACAAGGACGTGAAGCGGGGGCCAATGGCCGTGACGGCTGGTGGTGAGACGACCGTGACACTTTCCGGTAAGGGCAAGGGCGGACGGAACCAGGAATTTGCGCTCGCTTTTGCGATTGAGGCCGAAAGGCAGGAATTGGGGATGAACTGGGAATTCCTGAGCGCGGGCACCGACGGTCGCGATGGTCCGACGGATGCCGCAGGTGCTGTGGTGGATGCCCAGACGTTGGCCCGAATGCGGGATGCCGGGGGGAACCCGGCGGCTTTGTTGGCGGAAAATGACGCCTATAATGCCTTGTCGCTTTCCGGGGACCTGATCAAAATCGGCGGCACCGGCACGAATGTGGCCGACCTGCAACTGGCCCTGATCTGGGTTTGA
- the sucD gene encoding succinate--CoA ligase subunit alpha produces MAILLNETTPVIVQGFTGRIGTFHAQEMMDYGTNVVGGVTPGKGGTTHLGKPVFNTVREAVEATGATASVIFVPPPFAADSIMEAADAGIQYAVCITDGIPAQDMIEVKRYMRRYKREQRMILTGPNCAGSISPGKAMMGIMPGHIYMPGKVGVVARSGTLGYEAAAQMKALGIGISTSIGIGGDPINGSSFQDILEHFEQDAETEAVMMIGEIGGPQEADAAQFMRDHMSKPVVAYIAGLTAPKGRRMGHAGAIVSAFGESAAEKVEILKEAGALVAPNPSELGSTMAQALAGKPAA; encoded by the coding sequence ATGGCTATTCTTTTGAACGAGACCACCCCCGTTATCGTCCAGGGCTTCACCGGCCGGATCGGGACATTCCACGCCCAGGAAATGATGGATTACGGCACCAATGTTGTCGGCGGGGTGACACCCGGCAAGGGCGGCACGACCCATCTGGGCAAGCCGGTCTTCAACACCGTGCGAGAGGCGGTGGAGGCAACCGGTGCTACCGCCTCCGTGATCTTTGTACCGCCGCCCTTCGCCGCGGATTCCATCATGGAAGCGGCAGATGCGGGCATCCAATATGCGGTCTGCATCACCGACGGCATTCCCGCCCAGGACATGATCGAGGTGAAACGCTATATGCGCCGTTACAAGCGGGAGCAGCGCATGATCCTGACCGGGCCGAACTGTGCCGGGTCGATCAGCCCGGGCAAGGCGATGATGGGCATCATGCCGGGCCATATCTATATGCCGGGCAAGGTCGGCGTTGTCGCCCGGTCCGGCACGCTGGGCTATGAGGCCGCCGCCCAGATGAAGGCGCTGGGCATCGGGATTTCCACCAGCATCGGCATCGGCGGAGACCCGATCAACGGCAGTTCCTTCCAGGATATCCTGGAACATTTCGAACAGGATGCTGAAACCGAAGCGGTCATGATGATCGGTGAAATCGGTGGCCCGCAGGAAGCGGATGCCGCCCAATTCATGCGCGATCATATGTCGAAACCGGTTGTCGCCTATATCGCGGGCTTGACGGCGCCAAAGGGCCGCCGGATGGGCCATGCCGGGGCGATCGTTTCTGCCTTTGGGGAATCCGCTGCTGAAAAAGTGGAAATCCTGAAGGAAGCAGGTGCTCTTGTCGCGCCTAACCCATCGGAGTTAGGCTCCACCATGGCGCAAGCCCTGGCGGGTAAGCCTGCGGCGTGA
- a CDS encoding DNA-3-methyladenine glycosylase I: MSKTIEAPDGQPRCGWCAAAREFFDYHDREWGFPVDDDRRLFEKLCLESFQSGLSWRTILAKRENFRAAFHNFDFDRIADYSEKDRERLLLDAGIVRHRGKIEAVINNAARARELIDQEGSLAAFVWRYEPDPAQLAAPQSQSTSPESVALSKELKKRGWKFVGPTTVYAFMQAMGLINDHVEGCIMREKVEKARAAFTRPTA; the protein is encoded by the coding sequence ATGAGCAAGACGATAGAAGCCCCGGATGGGCAACCGCGTTGTGGCTGGTGTGCGGCGGCCCGTGAATTTTTCGACTATCATGACAGGGAATGGGGCTTTCCGGTTGATGACGACAGGCGCTTGTTCGAGAAGTTATGTCTGGAAAGTTTTCAGTCAGGGTTAAGCTGGCGCACGATCCTGGCCAAGCGTGAGAATTTTCGCGCCGCCTTTCACAATTTTGATTTCGACCGGATTGCAGATTATTCGGAAAAGGATCGCGAGCGCCTGTTGCTGGATGCCGGGATCGTCCGCCATCGCGGCAAGATCGAGGCTGTGATCAACAATGCCGCACGGGCAAGGGAACTGATTGATCAGGAGGGGTCTCTGGCGGCTTTCGTCTGGCGGTATGAGCCGGACCCGGCACAGCTTGCCGCGCCGCAGAGCCAATCAACCTCGCCGGAATCCGTTGCCTTGTCCAAAGAATTGAAAAAGCGCGGATGGAAATTTGTCGGCCCGACCACGGTTTATGCCTTCATGCAGGCCATGGGGCTGATCAACGATCATGTGGAGGGCTGTATCATGCGGGAAAAGGTGGAGAAGGCCCGCGCGGCCTTTACCCGCCCGACAGCCTGA
- a CDS encoding 2-hydroxyacid dehydrogenase — protein MSKPKVIVTRRWPEQVEAEMQRLFDVELNTDDRPMTKDEIRNAMMRADALCPTVSDKLGPAIFAGEGIRTKILGNFGVGFNHIDIEAAKAAGVRVTNTPGVLTDATADIALTLILMVARRAGEGEREVRDNAWTGWRPTHLLGTQVTGKTLGIIGMGRIAKAVAHRAHHGFGMDVAFYNRSKVDEAEARSLGARQVDSIDEVLETADFVSLHCPGGAETFHLMNAERIGRMKPSAYLINTARGDVVDEQALATALNDGTIAGAGLDVYQGEPDIAPALLSAKNTVLLPHLGSATTETRTAMGMKVVENLKAFFAGETPPDVVV, from the coding sequence ATGTCCAAGCCAAAAGTGATCGTGACACGACGTTGGCCGGAACAGGTCGAGGCGGAAATGCAGCGTCTGTTCGATGTTGAGTTGAACACCGATGACCGGCCAATGACCAAAGATGAAATCCGCAATGCCATGATGCGTGCGGATGCCCTCTGCCCGACGGTGTCGGACAAGCTCGGCCCGGCGATCTTTGCAGGTGAGGGCATTCGCACCAAAATCCTCGGCAATTTCGGGGTCGGTTTCAACCATATCGATATCGAGGCGGCGAAGGCGGCAGGGGTCAGGGTGACCAACACCCCCGGCGTGCTGACGGATGCCACGGCGGATATCGCGCTCACCCTGATCCTGATGGTGGCCCGTCGGGCGGGTGAAGGCGAACGGGAAGTGCGCGACAATGCCTGGACCGGTTGGCGGCCGACGCATTTGTTGGGCACACAGGTAACGGGCAAGACTTTGGGCATCATCGGCATGGGGCGTATCGCCAAGGCCGTAGCCCACCGTGCCCATCATGGTTTCGGTATGGACGTGGCTTTCTATAACCGCTCCAAGGTCGATGAGGCTGAGGCGCGCAGTCTGGGTGCCCGTCAGGTCGATAGTATCGACGAAGTTTTGGAAACTGCGGATTTCGTCTCGCTCCATTGTCCGGGCGGTGCGGAAACCTTCCATCTGATGAATGCGGAACGCATCGGCAGGATGAAGCCGTCGGCCTATCTGATCAATACCGCCCGCGGCGATGTGGTTGACGAGCAGGCGCTGGCAACAGCCTTGAATGATGGCACGATCGCAGGCGCAGGTCTGGACGTCTACCAGGGCGAACCGGATATCGCACCGGCGCTGCTATCTGCCAAAAACACGGTGCTTTTGCCGCATCTGGGCAGTGCGACCACTGAGACCCGGACCGCCATGGGCATGAAGGTCGTGGAAAACCTGAAAGCGTTCTTCGCTGGTGAGACGCCGCCGGATGTGGTTGTCTGA
- a CDS encoding CbtA family protein: MIQRVLMTAIIAGFIAGVFASAAQSVKVIPLILEAETYETGTADAHDHGEESHGAVAAETEAHSHDHDAGDWAPEDGLERTAFTLLSNVAAGVGFGLLLCGAIVLRGRDEDVKTGVLWGLAGFAAFSLLPALGLPPEVPGTVAADLQARQIWWFLTVACSAVGLALIFLKQGHIWTGLGVVLIAVPHIVGAPHPDVPGGTVPPSLAAEFAVASLVSALLFWLVLGASTGWLYNRFNKSA; encoded by the coding sequence GTGATTCAACGAGTGTTGATGACCGCGATCATCGCCGGCTTCATAGCCGGCGTGTTCGCATCTGCCGCCCAGTCCGTTAAGGTAATCCCCCTTATTCTGGAAGCCGAAACCTATGAAACCGGCACTGCCGACGCCCATGACCATGGCGAAGAAAGCCATGGTGCCGTCGCGGCAGAAACAGAAGCCCACAGCCACGACCATGATGCTGGCGACTGGGCTCCGGAAGATGGTTTGGAACGGACTGCCTTTACCCTGCTCAGCAATGTCGCCGCCGGTGTCGGTTTCGGCTTATTGCTTTGTGGGGCAATTGTCCTGCGTGGACGGGATGAAGATGTCAAAACCGGTGTCCTCTGGGGCCTAGCCGGGTTTGCCGCCTTCTCACTTCTGCCAGCGCTCGGCCTGCCGCCGGAAGTGCCCGGCACGGTTGCCGCGGACCTTCAGGCCCGCCAGATATGGTGGTTTCTGACCGTTGCCTGTTCTGCCGTGGGACTGGCCCTTATTTTCCTGAAGCAAGGCCATATCTGGACCGGTCTGGGCGTAGTCCTGATTGCCGTTCCTCATATCGTCGGCGCGCCGCATCCGGATGTTCCGGGAGGCACAGTACCGCCGTCGCTTGCTGCGGAATTTGCCGTGGCCTCCCTGGTATCGGCCCTGCTTTTCTGGCTGGTGCTGGGTGCCTCGACAGGATGGCTTTACAACCGTTTCAATAAATCAGCCTGA
- a CDS encoding YciI family protein — MFAVFLKFSGNRAKAGQFMDGHKAWIKRGFDDGVFLMVGSLTPDLGGAVLAHGTSRDALEARVKDDPFVAEDIVTAEIHEIAPARADERLNFLLS; from the coding sequence ATGTTTGCTGTATTCCTCAAATTCTCCGGCAACAGGGCGAAGGCCGGTCAGTTCATGGACGGCCACAAGGCTTGGATAAAGCGGGGTTTTGATGACGGTGTCTTCCTGATGGTCGGCAGCCTGACGCCCGATCTGGGTGGGGCTGTACTGGCCCATGGCACATCCCGTGACGCGTTGGAAGCCCGTGTGAAGGACGATCCTTTCGTCGCGGAAGACATTGTGACGGCAGAAATCCATGAGATCGCACCGGCCAGGGCTGACGAGCGTCTCAATTTCCTGCTGAGCTGA
- a CDS encoding chloride channel protein, translating to MENKQAPLAQTAGGSKTSAAALERGKKRVSLLSLSIMALAVGVVTGFGAIVFRFMVGVIHNFAFHGELSAVYDANVFGPPSEWGPALILVPIIGGLIVVFLVKKFAPEARGHGVPEVIDAVYFRQGAIRPVVAVVKSLASALSIGTGASVGREGPIIQIGAALGSSLAQWTKLPAGQRIVLLSAGAGAGIAATFNTPLGAVIFAVELMMPEISVRTFLPVVVATGTATYVGRLFFGLQPAFVVPIAHAPELAPLHIFGFIGYAILGIACGLAAWSFIRGVHSAEELFERLPFNDYVKAILGMGTVGVMLYLFQSQAGHMFIAGTSYATIQAVLQGTMNALPLLALLFLAKLAATSISLGAGASGGVFAPSLFLGTALGGLFGGIAAIVLPEAGMNAAEGAMVGMASVNAASTGAALTAIVMVFEMTRDYNIIVPMIIAVAIAVGIRRMLIDENIYSIKLLSRGHHIPKDRHSNMFMVHPAKDVMHDISYVLDADKTLAEALPADFGEKRGPVLVAHDGHVLGVIENIDALLHRKITAPDSLVRSYTNRKFVLARSGNILDDVLRRMARREHTTALVVAKRSGVPRVEDVLGVISQHGVGDSLLAELRSISS from the coding sequence ATGGAAAATAAACAAGCTCCTCTAGCCCAAACGGCCGGGGGGTCTAAAACCTCTGCGGCTGCACTTGAACGAGGGAAAAAGCGGGTTTCGCTTCTGTCCCTCTCGATCATGGCGCTTGCTGTCGGTGTCGTTACCGGCTTTGGCGCTATCGTGTTCCGCTTTATGGTTGGTGTTATTCACAATTTTGCCTTCCATGGTGAACTTTCCGCCGTTTATGACGCCAACGTCTTCGGCCCGCCAAGCGAGTGGGGTCCGGCCCTGATCCTGGTGCCGATAATAGGCGGGCTGATTGTGGTCTTCCTGGTGAAGAAATTTGCCCCGGAGGCTCGCGGTCATGGCGTGCCCGAGGTGATTGATGCGGTCTATTTCCGCCAGGGTGCGATCCGCCCGGTCGTGGCCGTCGTGAAATCGCTCGCCTCCGCCCTGTCGATCGGGACGGGCGCGTCGGTCGGTCGCGAAGGCCCGATCATCCAGATCGGTGCGGCCCTGGGGTCCAGTCTTGCGCAGTGGACGAAGCTGCCTGCCGGACAGCGGATCGTGCTGCTTTCGGCCGGTGCCGGTGCGGGGATCGCGGCCACCTTCAACACGCCGTTGGGCGCGGTGATCTTCGCCGTTGAACTGATGATGCCGGAGATCAGCGTACGCACCTTCCTGCCCGTGGTCGTGGCAACCGGCACGGCGACCTATGTGGGGCGCCTGTTCTTCGGCCTGCAGCCCGCCTTTGTGGTTCCGATCGCCCATGCACCGGAACTGGCGCCGCTGCATATCTTCGGCTTTATCGGCTATGCCATTCTGGGGATCGCCTGCGGCCTGGCGGCCTGGTCCTTTATCCGGGGCGTGCATTCCGCGGAGGAACTGTTCGAACGCCTGCCGTTTAATGACTATGTCAAAGCCATTCTCGGCATGGGGACCGTGGGGGTCATGCTCTATCTGTTCCAGAGCCAGGCCGGTCACATGTTCATCGCGGGCACAAGCTATGCAACGATCCAGGCGGTTCTGCAGGGGACAATGAATGCCTTGCCGCTGCTGGCGCTGTTGTTCCTGGCAAAGCTGGCGGCCACCTCGATCAGTCTTGGCGCGGGTGCGTCGGGCGGCGTCTTCGCGCCGTCGCTGTTCCTGGGAACGGCGCTGGGTGGCCTGTTCGGCGGGATTGCGGCAATTGTCCTGCCTGAGGCGGGCATGAACGCCGCCGAAGGCGCGATGGTCGGCATGGCATCCGTCAACGCGGCCTCTACCGGGGCGGCGCTGACTGCCATTGTGATGGTCTTCGAGATGACCCGCGACTATAACATCATCGTGCCGATGATCATCGCGGTCGCCATTGCGGTGGGCATCCGCCGTATGCTGATCGACGAAAATATCTACTCGATCAAATTGCTCAGCCGCGGTCACCATATTCCGAAGGACCGGCACAGTAACATGTTCATGGTCCACCCGGCCAAGGACGTCATGCATGACATTTCCTATGTGCTGGACGCGGACAAAACCCTGGCAGAGGCACTGCCTGCGGACTTTGGCGAGAAACGCGGCCCGGTTCTGGTGGCCCACGACGGACATGTCCTCGGGGTGATCGAGAATATTGATGCGCTTTTGCACCGGAAAATCACCGCACCGGACAGCTTGGTACGCAGCTATACCAACCGGAAGTTCGTTCTGGCGCGGTCCGGGAACATTCTGGACGACGTGCTTCGGCGCATGGCGCGGCGGGAGCATACAACCGCGCTGGTCGTTGCCAAGCGTTCCGGTGTTCCGCGTGTAGAAGATGTTCTGGGCGTGATCAGCCAGCATGGCGTTGGCGACAGCCTGTTGGCGGAACTGCGGTCAATCTCCAGCTAA
- a CDS encoding HpcH/HpaI aldolase/citrate lyase family protein: protein MSHTIYQPVVSRLQRSELAVPGSNPSMIDKAADSAADYIFLDVEDAVAPPDKEQARANIIQALNDIDWKAKGKTISVRINGLDTHYMYRDVVDIMEQAGDKLDTILVPKVGVPADLYMVEAMCNQIEQAKGYTRQVGLEALIETALGMANVESIAQGSKRLEAMHFGVADYAASNRARTVNIGGLNPDYPGDQWHFALSRMTVACRAYGLRAIDGPFGDFNDPDGYILGAKRAAALGIEGKWAIHPSQIELANDVFSPPAAEVDRAHRILEALREAEAAGRGAAQLDGKMIDAASARMAENVVNIDQAIKARSA from the coding sequence ATGAGTCACACAATTTATCAGCCCGTTGTCTCCCGCTTGCAGCGCAGCGAACTGGCCGTGCCGGGGTCGAACCCGTCGATGATCGACAAGGCCGCCGACAGTGCTGCCGACTATATCTTCCTTGATGTCGAAGACGCGGTTGCCCCGCCGGACAAGGAACAGGCCCGTGCCAATATCATCCAGGCGCTGAACGACATCGACTGGAAAGCCAAAGGCAAGACGATCTCTGTGCGTATCAACGGTCTGGATACCCATTACATGTATCGCGACGTGGTCGATATCATGGAACAGGCCGGGGACAAGCTGGATACGATCCTGGTGCCGAAAGTCGGCGTCCCGGCGGACCTCTATATGGTAGAGGCCATGTGCAACCAGATCGAACAGGCCAAGGGCTACACCCGTCAGGTGGGGCTTGAAGCCCTGATCGAAACGGCGCTTGGCATGGCCAATGTTGAATCCATCGCTCAAGGCTCCAAACGCCTGGAAGCCATGCATTTCGGTGTTGCTGACTATGCCGCCAGCAACCGCGCGCGTACGGTCAATATCGGTGGCCTGAACCCGGATTATCCGGGCGATCAGTGGCATTTTGCCCTGTCCCGCATGACGGTTGCCTGCCGGGCCTATGGCCTGCGCGCCATCGATGGTCCGTTCGGCGATTTCAACGATCCGGACGGTTATATCCTGGGTGCGAAACGTGCAGCCGCACTTGGTATTGAAGGGAAATGGGCGATCCATCCCTCCCAGATCGAACTGGCCAATGACGTCTTCTCCCCGCCGGCAGCGGAAGTGGACCGCGCCCATCGCATCCTGGAAGCCCTGCGCGAGGCAGAGGCTGCCGGGCGTGGCGCTGCTCAGTTGGACGGCAAGATGATCGACGCGGCCTCTGCCCGTATGGCGGAAAATGTCGTGAATATCGACCAGGCGATCAAGGCGCGCTCCGCGTAA